One genomic region from Mangifera indica cultivar Alphonso chromosome 17, CATAS_Mindica_2.1, whole genome shotgun sequence encodes:
- the LOC123200634 gene encoding uncharacterized protein LOC123200634 isoform X1, producing the protein MNISANRLRLNSFHATTTSTVLFNKTSVHFLQVRLHRKRRRFKLTVGSNLNDPFDNLFHSLPNLFASASSLDLLATALGLLSGLALYASKSTSNKPPPLSCIGNWVLFTSPTPFNHFVILRCPSISFEESDFLENVNEKLMKEDRHFVSGRIQIRIGDDERVSDLETKLKYQRVCLNTEDGGVVSLDWPANLDLLEEHGLDTTLLLVPGTTEGSMNKSIQAFVCKAVEHGFFPVVMNPRGCGGSPLTTARLFTAADSDDICTAIQFINNARPWTTLMGIGWGYGANMLTKYLAEVGERTPLTAVTCIDNPFDLQEATRSSPYRIALDQKLTNGLIDILRSNKELFQGQGKGFDVEKALLSKSVHDFEEAISMVSHGFEAIEDFYLKSSTRSVVGNVKIPVLFIQNDNGALPPYSLPHSLIDENPYTSLLLCSCLPSATIASNRAAECWCQHLTIEWLTAVELGLLKGHHPLLKDLDVSINSSKGLALAEGRATDKEDVKVNKLLDLSKTNALNSYSDNGTREMLEKNNDDCSVHQRSRRESQRNVERDKKELQEMDHGALPESGPVEAEVVKEDEASAVDSKRSQVLQSSQLVMSILDVTMPGTLTEEEKKKVLTAVGQGETLMKALQNAVPEDVRGNLLAAVSGLLHAEATNLKLKGPLDIGKISNITSEFKSKIQEKVNGISSAEGLYKDPHRADHEKRVDNLAEGSDNMQPDMAKPNGGLASEIQATQILQKSDDVGQSQSMNGLQSDISSSIRKDTNEYGNNHENYRFPKDEAIPYSDIGEKGSETSANSDNTSQPEEAVGHEEYQYKVEQDSGVSREETKLENGIQQTVDKSLDPSSDQNERASANVTEDAVSPLGSSSEAQSMKGGNDNQKRENKILQAAPDLNPTAFNVSEALDALTGMDDSTQMAVNNVFGVIENMITQLEVENDDKIDVKERDEVKDEKIDHFSEKQRNGNHERLDKEGTGKELSLQSPASSDPSTHNSCESGVDIQHDARTERAEVEHDQNPILFDINGGNYSPGSRIAKSLDMERNRELLVGSKLLFDHSDGLKCGNNFPLYNPVNLNGDRTQNEHLSKYPISKVPNAKSLDLDTTTALLLDYFPEEGQWKLLEQAGNFKDSIGDFRTLEDDDGEVQAQSFEEVDDADKYIEPPYVILDTDKQREPIAEYKIKDHMNENAESSEVALTEFMHIVKNILFNSLKIEVERKLSLSDRKEMESDIARDMEKVANAVSLAVGNDRENVWYLDDKQDGINCTSRKVGTLQGENIIRAISSAVQGTSYLRQVLPAGVIVGSSLAALRKYFSVSTENDNGQKELMVYDQNKKSRGRKHDKVGVTEICQMPFDKDTSSNGSVNTEVVGGELKNFNNGGVTVGAVTAALGASALLVEQSDLYEDKGIVENMSGPLNEKENHLKEPAKLKESMSEKNQNNIVSSLAEKAMSVSGPVVPTKEDGEVDQERLITMLTSLGQKGGMLKLVGKIALLWGGLRGAMSLTDRLILFLHIADRPLFHRILGFVCMVILLWSPVVVPLLPTLVQSWTTNNPSRIAELACIVGLYTAVMILVVLWGRRIRGYENPLERYGLDMTSLSKVQNLLKGFIAGVMLVLLLQSVKALLGCVNFSWPSSIPSPLNAVTLLKVCGKFFLLACRGILTATAVVLVEELLFRSWLPEEIAADLGYHRGIIISGFAFSLFQRSPQAIPGLCLLSLALAGLRQRSQGSLSVPIGLRSGIMASSFVLQNGGFLTHNPNFPVWVTGSHPFQPLSGVFGLAICLLLAVILYPRQPLGKKELQKDR; encoded by the exons ATGAACATCTCCGCCAATCGTCTCCGCCTCAATTCTTTTCACGCCACCACCACCTCCACTGTTCTCTTCAATAAAACCTCCGTCCACTTCCTCCAAGTTCGCCTTCATAGAAAACGTCGCCGTTTCAAACTCACTGTTGGAAGTAACCTTAACGATCCCTTCGACAACCTGTTTCATAGCTTGCCCAACCTCTTCGCTTCCGCCAGCTCCCTCGATTTGCTCGCTACGGCTCTAGGCCTTCTCTCTGGACTCGCTTTATATGCCTCTAAGTCCACTTCTAATAAACCGCCCCCACTATCATGTATTGGAAATTGGGTTTTGTTTACCAGTCCGACGCCGTTTAATCATTTTGTCATTCTTCGGTGCCCGTCGATATCGTTCGAAGAGAGTGATTTCTTAGAGAATGTAAATGAGAAGCTTATGAAGGAAGATAGACATTTTGTGAGTGGGAGGATTCAGATCAGAATTGGAGACGATGAGAGGGTGAGTGATTTGGAGACGAAATTGAAGTACCAAAGAGTTTGTCTAAATACGGAGGATGGTGGTGTTGTTTCGTTAGATTGGCCTGCGAATTTGGACCTGCTGGAGGAGCATGGATTGGACACCACTTTGTTGTTGGTGCCGGGAACCACAGAGGGGAGCATGAACAAGAGTATTCAGGCGTTTGTTTGCAAAGCAGTGGAGCACGGGTTCTTTCCGGTGGTTATGAATCCTAGAGGTTGCGGTGGTTCGCCTCTTACCACAGCCCG GTTATTTACAGCTGCTGACAGCGATGATATCTGCACTGCTATACAGTTCATCAACAATGCAAGGCCATGGACAACTTTGATGGGTATTGGCTGGGGATATGGTGCAAATATGTTAACAAAATACTTGGCAGAAGTTGGAGAAAGAACACCTCTTACAGCTGTCACATGCATAGACAATCCTTTTGACTTACAGGAGGCCACAAGGTCCTCTCCTTATCGCATTGCCTTGGATCAAAAGCTCACTAATGGATTGATAGATATCCTGCGATCAAACAAG GAATTATTTCAAGGCCAAGGAAAAGGTTTTGATGTGGAAAAGGCTCTATTGTCAAAGTCTGTTCATGATTTTGAAGAAGCAATATCTATGGTATCTCATGGTTTTGAAGCCATTGAAGACTTCTATTTGAAATCTAGTACTCGAAGTGTTGTTGGAAATGTGAAGATTCCCGTTCTCTTTATACAG AATGATAATGGAGCACTGCCACCGTACTCTCTTCCACACAGTTTGATAGATGAAAATCCATATACTAGCCTTCTCTTGTGTTCTTGTCTTCCATCTGCTACTATTGCAAGTAATAGAGCTGCTGAATGTTGGTGCCAGCATCTTACCATTGAG TGGCTCACAGCCGTGGAGCTTGGACTTTTAAAAGGTCATCATCCACTTCTGAAAGATTTAGATGTTTCCATCAACTCTTCAAAAGGTTTGGCTCTTGCGGAAGGTAGAGCAACCGACAAGGAGGATGTTAAAGTTAATAAGCTCTTAGATCTTAGTAAGACAAATGCTTTGAACAGTTATTCTGACAATGGTACGAGGGAGATGctggaaaaaaataatgatgattgTAGCGTCCATCAAAGATCCAGAAGAGAGTCACAAAGAAATGTGGAGCGTGATAAAAAGGAATTGCAAGAAATGGACCATGGTGCATTGCCAGAGAGTGGTCCTGTTGAGGCAGAAGTGGTCAAAGAGGATGAAGCCAGTGCAGTAGATAGCAAAAGGAGCCAAGTGTTACAGTCTTCACAACTGGTTATGAGTATACTTGATGTAACTATGCCTGGCACACTGacagaagaagagaagaaaaag GTCTTGACTGCTGTTGGTCAAGGAGAGACACTTATGAAAGCTCTGCAAAATGCTGTGCCTGAAGATGTGCGCGGAAATCTTTTGGCAGCAGTATCTGGGCTTTTGCACGCTGAGGCcacaaacttaaaattaaaaggacCTCTGGATATTGGTAAGATATCTAACATAACATCAGAGTTTAAGTCAAAGATCCAAGAGAAAGTCAATGGAATATCAAGTGCTGAAGGGCTGTATAAAGATCCTCACAGAGCAGATCATGAGAAAAGGGTTGACAATTTGGCAGAGGGCTCTGACAACATGCAACCAGACATGGCCAAGCCTAATGGTGGATTAGCCTCAGAGATTCAAGCTACTCAAATTTTGCAGAAATCTGATGATGTAGGTCAGTCTCAGTCAATGAATGGTCTTCAATCTGATATTTCTAGTTCAATCAGGAAAGACACTAATGAATATGGAAATAATCATGAAAATTATAGGTTCCCCAAGGATGAGGCTATTCCATATTCTGACATTGGTGAAAAGGGATCAGAGACAAGTGCTAATTCTGACAACACCAGCCAGCCTGAAGAGGCTGTAGGTCATGAGGAATATCAGTACAAAGTGGAACAGGATAGTGGAGTATCCCGAGAAGAAACAAAACTTGAGAATGGCATCCAACAAACCGTAGATAAATCCCTAGATCCTTCCTCTGATCAAAATGAAAGAGCATCTGCCAATGTTACAGAGGATGCAGTTTCACCTCTGGGATCCTCTTCTGAAGCTCAATCAATGAAGGGAGGAAATGATAATCAGAAGAGGGAGAATAAAATTTTGCAGGCTGCACCTGATCTTAATCCTACTGCCTTCAATGTTTCGGAAGCATTAGATGCACTGACAGGAATGGATGATTCCACCCAAATGGCTGTTAATAATGTTTTTGGTGTAATAGAAAATATGATCACTCAGTTGGAAGTGGAAAATGATGACAAAATAGATGTCAAGGAGAGAGATGAGGTAAAAGATGAGAAAATTGATCATTTCTCTGAGAAACAAAGAAATGGAAATCATGAAAGATTGGACAAAGAGGGCACTGGGAAAGAGCTGAGTTTACAGTCACCTGCATCATCTGATCCCTCGACACATAATAGTTGTGAGAGTGGTGTGGACATTCAGCATGATGCAAGAACTGAGAGGGCGGAGGTTGAACACGATCAAAATCCCATTCTATTTGATATCAATGGTGGTAATTATTCTCCAGGAAGTAGGATAGCTAAAAGTTTAGATATGGAGAGAAACAGGGAATTATTAGTTGGGAGCAAACTTTTGTTTGACCATTCAGATGGACTTAAATGTGGAAATAACTTCCCATTATACAATCCTGTGAATCTTAATGGGGACCGAACACAAAATGAACACTTAAGTAAATATCCTATCTCAAAAGTGCCAAATGCCAAATCATTGGATCTGGATACAACTACTGCTCTCTTGCTTGACTACTTTCCAGAAGAAGGTCAATGGAAGCTCTTGGAACAAGCTGGAAATTTCAAAGATTCTATTGGTGATTTTAGAACTTTGGAGGATGATGACGGAGAAGTGCAAGCCCAGTCATTTGAGGAGGTAGATGATGCAGATAAATATATTGAACCACCATATGTAATATTAGATACAGATAAACAACGAGAACCCATTGCAGAATACAAAATTAAGGATCATATGAATGAAAATGCTGAAAGTAGCGAGGTTGCATTGACAGAGTTTATGCAcattgtgaaaaatattttgtttaattctttGAAGATCGAAGTTGAACGCAAGCTAAGTCTATCTGATAGGAAAGAAATGGAATCAGATATTGCTAGAGATATGGAAAAAGTGGCAAATGCTGTCTCTTTGGCTGTTGGGAATGACAGGGAAAATGTTTGGTATTTGGATGATAAACAAGACGGTATTAACTGTACTTCCAGAAAAGTTGGCACACTTCaaggtgaaaatattattagagcCATTTCCTCTGCTGTCCAGGGGACAAGTTATCTGAGACAGGTACTTCCAGCTGGTGTTATTGTAGGCTCTAGTTTAGCTGCTTTGCGAAAATATTTCAGTGTGTCTACTGAGAATGATAATGGTCAAAAAGAACTGATGGTCTACGATCAAAACAAGAAATCTAGGGGGAGAAAACATGACAAGGTGGGGGTAACGGAGATTTGCCAGATGCCGTTTGACAAAGATACTAGTTCAAATGGTTCAGTAAACACAGAAGTGGTAGGTGGTGAATTGAAAAACTTCAACAATGGAGGTGTCACAGTTGGTGCCGTTACAGCTGCCTTGGGAGCATCAGCATTACTTGTAGAGCAATCG GACTTGTATGAAGACAAGGGAATAGTTGAAAATATGTCTGGGCCCTTAAATGAGAAGGAAAATCATCTGAAAGAACCTGCGAAACTTAAGGAGTCGATGTCTGAAAAAAACCAGAATAACATAGTCTCAAGCCTTGCTGAGAAAGCCATGTCAGTTTCTGGTCCTGTAGTACCAACCAAGGAAGATGGTGAAGTGGATCAAGAAAG GTTGATCACAATGTTGACCAGTTTAGGGCAAAAGGGTGGCATGTTGAAGCTTGTTGGAAAAATTGCTTTGCTTTGGGGTGGTCTACGTGGTGCAATGAGTCTGACTGACAGGCTTATCTTGTTTCTGCATATAGCTGATCGCCCGTTGTTCCATAG GATTCTTGGATTTGTCTGCATGGTGATTCTTCTATGGTCACCTGTTGTTGTTCCACTGCTGCCAACACTTGTGCAGAGCTGGACAACAAATAATCCCTCAAGAATTGCCGAGCTTGCTTGCATTGTTGGACTCTATACTGCTGTTATGATACTGGTTGTGTTATGGGGCAGAAGAATACGTGGATATGAAAATCCATTGGAGCGGTATGGGCTTGATATGACATCATTATCAAAG GTCCAAAATTTGTTGAAAGGGTTTATCGCAGGTGTCATGCTTGTGCTATTACTACAATCAGTAAAGGCTTTACTTGGTTGTGTGAATTTCTCCTGGCCATCAAGTATTCCATCACCTTTAAATGCTGTGACATTGCTCAAAGTGTGTGGGAAATTCTTTTTGCTGGCATGTCGAGGTATCCTAACAGCAACTGCCGTTGTACTGGTTGAAGAATTGCTATTCAGATCATGGTTGCCTGAAGAAATTGCCGCAGATCTTGGTTATCATCGTGGAATTATAATATCGGGATTTGCTTTTTCTCTATTTCAGAG GTCCCCGCAGGCAATTCCAGGACTCTGCCTATTATCTTTGGCTCTGGCAGGTCTTCGTCAAAGAAGTCAAGGCAG
- the LOC123200634 gene encoding uncharacterized protein LOC123200634 isoform X3: MNISANRLRLNSFHATTTSTVLFNKTSVHFLQVRLHRKRRRFKLTVGSNLNDPFDNLFHSLPNLFASASSLDLLATALGLLSGLALYASKSTSNKPPPLSCIGNWVLFTSPTPFNHFVILRCPSISFEESDFLENVNEKLMKEDRHFVSGRIQIRIGDDERVSDLETKLKYQRVCLNTEDGGVVSLDWPANLDLLEEHGLDTTLLLVPGTTEGSMNKSIQAFVCKAVEHGFFPVVMNPRGCGGSPLTTARLFTAADSDDICTAIQFINNARPWTTLMGIGWGYGANMLTKYLAEVGERTPLTAVTCIDNPFDLQEATRSSPYRIALDQKLTNGLIDILRSNKELFQGQGKGFDVEKALLSKSVHDFEEAISMVSHGFEAIEDFYLKSSTRSVVGNVKIPVLFIQNDNGALPPYSLPHSLIDENPYTSLLLCSCLPSATIASNRAAECWCQHLTIEWLTAVELGLLKGHHPLLKDLDVSINSSKGLALAEGRATDKEDVKVNKLLDLSKTNALNSYSDNGTREMLEKNNDDCSVHQRSRRESQRNVERDKKELQEMDHGALPESGPVEAEVVKEDEASAVDSKRSQVLQSSQLVMSILDVTMPGTLTEEEKKKVLTAVGQGETLMKALQNAVPEDVRGNLLAAVSGLLHAEATNLKLKGPLDIGKISNITSEFKSKIQEKVNGISSAEGLYKDPHRADHEKRVDNLAEGSDNMQPDMAKPNGGLASEIQATQILQKSDDVGQSQSMNGLQSDISSSIRKDTNEYGNNHENYRFPKDEAIPYSDIGEKGSETSANSDNTSQPEEAVGHEEYQYKVEQDSGVSREETKLENGIQQTVDKSLDPSSDQNERASANVTEDAVSPLGSSSEAQSMKGGNDNQKRENKILQAAPDLNPTAFNVSEALDALTGMDDSTQMAVNNVFGVIENMITQLEVENDDKIDVKERDEVKDEKIDHFSEKQRNGNHERLDKEGTGKELSLQSPASSDPSTHNSCESGVDIQHDARTERAEVEHDQNPILFDINGGNYSPGSRIAKSLDMERNRELLVGSKLLFDHSDGLKCGNNFPLYNPVNLNGDRTQNEHLSKYPISKVPNAKSLDLDTTTALLLDYFPEEGQWKLLEQAGNFKDSIGDFRTLEDDDGEVQAQSFEEVDDADKYIEPPYVILDTDKQREPIAEYKIKDHMNENAESSEVALTEFMHIVKNILFNSLKIEVERKLSLSDRKEMESDIARDMEKVANAVSLAVGNDRENVWYLDDKQDGINCTSRKVGTLQGENIIRAISSAVQGTSYLRQVLPAGVIVGSSLAALRKYFSVSTENDNGQKELMVYDQNKKSRGRKHDKVGVTEICQMPFDKDTSSNGSVNTEVVGGELKNFNNGGVTVGAVTAALGASALLVEQSDLYEDKGIVENMSGPLNEKENHLKEPAKLKESMSEKNQNNIVSSLAEKAMSVSGPVVPTKEDGEVDQERLITMLTSLGQKGGMLKLVGKIALLWGGLRGAMSLTDRLILFLHIADRPLFHRYS, from the exons ATGAACATCTCCGCCAATCGTCTCCGCCTCAATTCTTTTCACGCCACCACCACCTCCACTGTTCTCTTCAATAAAACCTCCGTCCACTTCCTCCAAGTTCGCCTTCATAGAAAACGTCGCCGTTTCAAACTCACTGTTGGAAGTAACCTTAACGATCCCTTCGACAACCTGTTTCATAGCTTGCCCAACCTCTTCGCTTCCGCCAGCTCCCTCGATTTGCTCGCTACGGCTCTAGGCCTTCTCTCTGGACTCGCTTTATATGCCTCTAAGTCCACTTCTAATAAACCGCCCCCACTATCATGTATTGGAAATTGGGTTTTGTTTACCAGTCCGACGCCGTTTAATCATTTTGTCATTCTTCGGTGCCCGTCGATATCGTTCGAAGAGAGTGATTTCTTAGAGAATGTAAATGAGAAGCTTATGAAGGAAGATAGACATTTTGTGAGTGGGAGGATTCAGATCAGAATTGGAGACGATGAGAGGGTGAGTGATTTGGAGACGAAATTGAAGTACCAAAGAGTTTGTCTAAATACGGAGGATGGTGGTGTTGTTTCGTTAGATTGGCCTGCGAATTTGGACCTGCTGGAGGAGCATGGATTGGACACCACTTTGTTGTTGGTGCCGGGAACCACAGAGGGGAGCATGAACAAGAGTATTCAGGCGTTTGTTTGCAAAGCAGTGGAGCACGGGTTCTTTCCGGTGGTTATGAATCCTAGAGGTTGCGGTGGTTCGCCTCTTACCACAGCCCG GTTATTTACAGCTGCTGACAGCGATGATATCTGCACTGCTATACAGTTCATCAACAATGCAAGGCCATGGACAACTTTGATGGGTATTGGCTGGGGATATGGTGCAAATATGTTAACAAAATACTTGGCAGAAGTTGGAGAAAGAACACCTCTTACAGCTGTCACATGCATAGACAATCCTTTTGACTTACAGGAGGCCACAAGGTCCTCTCCTTATCGCATTGCCTTGGATCAAAAGCTCACTAATGGATTGATAGATATCCTGCGATCAAACAAG GAATTATTTCAAGGCCAAGGAAAAGGTTTTGATGTGGAAAAGGCTCTATTGTCAAAGTCTGTTCATGATTTTGAAGAAGCAATATCTATGGTATCTCATGGTTTTGAAGCCATTGAAGACTTCTATTTGAAATCTAGTACTCGAAGTGTTGTTGGAAATGTGAAGATTCCCGTTCTCTTTATACAG AATGATAATGGAGCACTGCCACCGTACTCTCTTCCACACAGTTTGATAGATGAAAATCCATATACTAGCCTTCTCTTGTGTTCTTGTCTTCCATCTGCTACTATTGCAAGTAATAGAGCTGCTGAATGTTGGTGCCAGCATCTTACCATTGAG TGGCTCACAGCCGTGGAGCTTGGACTTTTAAAAGGTCATCATCCACTTCTGAAAGATTTAGATGTTTCCATCAACTCTTCAAAAGGTTTGGCTCTTGCGGAAGGTAGAGCAACCGACAAGGAGGATGTTAAAGTTAATAAGCTCTTAGATCTTAGTAAGACAAATGCTTTGAACAGTTATTCTGACAATGGTACGAGGGAGATGctggaaaaaaataatgatgattgTAGCGTCCATCAAAGATCCAGAAGAGAGTCACAAAGAAATGTGGAGCGTGATAAAAAGGAATTGCAAGAAATGGACCATGGTGCATTGCCAGAGAGTGGTCCTGTTGAGGCAGAAGTGGTCAAAGAGGATGAAGCCAGTGCAGTAGATAGCAAAAGGAGCCAAGTGTTACAGTCTTCACAACTGGTTATGAGTATACTTGATGTAACTATGCCTGGCACACTGacagaagaagagaagaaaaag GTCTTGACTGCTGTTGGTCAAGGAGAGACACTTATGAAAGCTCTGCAAAATGCTGTGCCTGAAGATGTGCGCGGAAATCTTTTGGCAGCAGTATCTGGGCTTTTGCACGCTGAGGCcacaaacttaaaattaaaaggacCTCTGGATATTGGTAAGATATCTAACATAACATCAGAGTTTAAGTCAAAGATCCAAGAGAAAGTCAATGGAATATCAAGTGCTGAAGGGCTGTATAAAGATCCTCACAGAGCAGATCATGAGAAAAGGGTTGACAATTTGGCAGAGGGCTCTGACAACATGCAACCAGACATGGCCAAGCCTAATGGTGGATTAGCCTCAGAGATTCAAGCTACTCAAATTTTGCAGAAATCTGATGATGTAGGTCAGTCTCAGTCAATGAATGGTCTTCAATCTGATATTTCTAGTTCAATCAGGAAAGACACTAATGAATATGGAAATAATCATGAAAATTATAGGTTCCCCAAGGATGAGGCTATTCCATATTCTGACATTGGTGAAAAGGGATCAGAGACAAGTGCTAATTCTGACAACACCAGCCAGCCTGAAGAGGCTGTAGGTCATGAGGAATATCAGTACAAAGTGGAACAGGATAGTGGAGTATCCCGAGAAGAAACAAAACTTGAGAATGGCATCCAACAAACCGTAGATAAATCCCTAGATCCTTCCTCTGATCAAAATGAAAGAGCATCTGCCAATGTTACAGAGGATGCAGTTTCACCTCTGGGATCCTCTTCTGAAGCTCAATCAATGAAGGGAGGAAATGATAATCAGAAGAGGGAGAATAAAATTTTGCAGGCTGCACCTGATCTTAATCCTACTGCCTTCAATGTTTCGGAAGCATTAGATGCACTGACAGGAATGGATGATTCCACCCAAATGGCTGTTAATAATGTTTTTGGTGTAATAGAAAATATGATCACTCAGTTGGAAGTGGAAAATGATGACAAAATAGATGTCAAGGAGAGAGATGAGGTAAAAGATGAGAAAATTGATCATTTCTCTGAGAAACAAAGAAATGGAAATCATGAAAGATTGGACAAAGAGGGCACTGGGAAAGAGCTGAGTTTACAGTCACCTGCATCATCTGATCCCTCGACACATAATAGTTGTGAGAGTGGTGTGGACATTCAGCATGATGCAAGAACTGAGAGGGCGGAGGTTGAACACGATCAAAATCCCATTCTATTTGATATCAATGGTGGTAATTATTCTCCAGGAAGTAGGATAGCTAAAAGTTTAGATATGGAGAGAAACAGGGAATTATTAGTTGGGAGCAAACTTTTGTTTGACCATTCAGATGGACTTAAATGTGGAAATAACTTCCCATTATACAATCCTGTGAATCTTAATGGGGACCGAACACAAAATGAACACTTAAGTAAATATCCTATCTCAAAAGTGCCAAATGCCAAATCATTGGATCTGGATACAACTACTGCTCTCTTGCTTGACTACTTTCCAGAAGAAGGTCAATGGAAGCTCTTGGAACAAGCTGGAAATTTCAAAGATTCTATTGGTGATTTTAGAACTTTGGAGGATGATGACGGAGAAGTGCAAGCCCAGTCATTTGAGGAGGTAGATGATGCAGATAAATATATTGAACCACCATATGTAATATTAGATACAGATAAACAACGAGAACCCATTGCAGAATACAAAATTAAGGATCATATGAATGAAAATGCTGAAAGTAGCGAGGTTGCATTGACAGAGTTTATGCAcattgtgaaaaatattttgtttaattctttGAAGATCGAAGTTGAACGCAAGCTAAGTCTATCTGATAGGAAAGAAATGGAATCAGATATTGCTAGAGATATGGAAAAAGTGGCAAATGCTGTCTCTTTGGCTGTTGGGAATGACAGGGAAAATGTTTGGTATTTGGATGATAAACAAGACGGTATTAACTGTACTTCCAGAAAAGTTGGCACACTTCaaggtgaaaatattattagagcCATTTCCTCTGCTGTCCAGGGGACAAGTTATCTGAGACAGGTACTTCCAGCTGGTGTTATTGTAGGCTCTAGTTTAGCTGCTTTGCGAAAATATTTCAGTGTGTCTACTGAGAATGATAATGGTCAAAAAGAACTGATGGTCTACGATCAAAACAAGAAATCTAGGGGGAGAAAACATGACAAGGTGGGGGTAACGGAGATTTGCCAGATGCCGTTTGACAAAGATACTAGTTCAAATGGTTCAGTAAACACAGAAGTGGTAGGTGGTGAATTGAAAAACTTCAACAATGGAGGTGTCACAGTTGGTGCCGTTACAGCTGCCTTGGGAGCATCAGCATTACTTGTAGAGCAATCG GACTTGTATGAAGACAAGGGAATAGTTGAAAATATGTCTGGGCCCTTAAATGAGAAGGAAAATCATCTGAAAGAACCTGCGAAACTTAAGGAGTCGATGTCTGAAAAAAACCAGAATAACATAGTCTCAAGCCTTGCTGAGAAAGCCATGTCAGTTTCTGGTCCTGTAGTACCAACCAAGGAAGATGGTGAAGTGGATCAAGAAAG GTTGATCACAATGTTGACCAGTTTAGGGCAAAAGGGTGGCATGTTGAAGCTTGTTGGAAAAATTGCTTTGCTTTGGGGTGGTCTACGTGGTGCAATGAGTCTGACTGACAGGCTTATCTTGTTTCTGCATATAGCTGATCGCCCGTTGTTCCATAGGTATTCTTAA